In the Arachis stenosperma cultivar V10309 chromosome 8, arast.V10309.gnm1.PFL2, whole genome shotgun sequence genome, TTATCTCATCCTACTCCTCGCGTTGCTTATATATTCTTCTTATTATAGTTAATAGATTTCATACGAATTTAGCATCATTGTGGCTTTGGTTCCTGCATGAATCAAACCAAGTGTGTTTCTTCGTTGACTTGAGTCTACTGTGGTTGATTTTGTGAAATTCGTTATTTTCATCATCCTATTATACCTTTTGGTAGGTGCTATTCTTGTTTGAACATGTTTTCTAACTAATTGAAGTTGCAATGCTGCTTTACATATATGTCTCTTGGTTATCATTTTGATCTTCAAGTTCTTTATGTTTGGTTGCTTCCAGCAGCTGAAATAAGCTAATTTCTGTGCTTCTATAACAAGTTTATATTAGGCATTGGCAAGACATATTTCTAATTGTGAAGACAATTTTGTGATTAATGGAGTTGTATTTGAAAATATACTTTCAATTTCATGCTTGCCTACCAGAGAAGCTTGCTTAGCCATCAGATTCCATGGGAGACACGGTGGACTATTCTAATTCTAACATGACCAGGAACCCTAAACAAGGCAGTGTTGCAACTGGGGAAAAAACATATAGAAAATCACTGATTTTGTCTCGCCCTAAATCTGTTGTGCTGAGATATCATCAGCACCTTGTTTCACTGATTGATGGTGACTTTGGAACCAGTGCCGTCGGCCGCATCACAATTTTTGCGCTTAAAGTTGCTGCTTTAGAGATTGTAAGGAGGTTCTCCAAAAGCAAATGTCCATTTGTATGGAAAGGCCTTCAGGCACTCCAAATATTCTGTTATCCGCCTTTCCAATGGATTCAGAGATGGGCACCCTTTAAAGGTTTAGTGGAAAGTATGCAGGTTTGTTGTTCTAGATTTCTGaactttttcataaaaaaatgtatttGATTACATTTTAATGGAGCAAACATATTATTCTCTATTCTGTCAGGTCCTATCAAGACCACTGCTAGCCCTTTCAATTGCAACAATTTTCTCTGACCAATCAGAATTAAGTGATGGAAAGTCAGATTGTGTTACTGATTCACATAGTGATTTAGTAAAATCCTCAGAATTATCTCCTGTGCAGGCTGATATGAATACAAGGTATATGAACGCTCTATATCTTCATTCACAGGTTTATCTATTTGTCTATTAACCCTTTGTGCTTTATTTTTTTGACGGGTACAAGTTTGTACTTAGGAAAAGAGAGAATGTATGGTTCTCTAATTTTATTTGCTAGGATAAGAATTTGAAGAACTTATCTCAAATAATCATTTATCTTCTCCTGTATGATGTATGTATATGTGAGGCATATTGAACCCAGAATTGTTGTGTTTTTATAACTACAGCTTCTTTGAATTAACATGTTGCTGTGTTCTTAGTCAAATGAAACTTGAACTTTATTTTACGGGTTTTTGTATCTTGATCATTTGGCTCTACTTGCAAGCTTTCTTACTTGTTCTTTTCATGCTTCTGCAGTCAGTGCTCGACAGATTCCAAAATTTTAGAATCTGAATATTGGTTGTCTCAACTCTTTCAAGAGCTTGAAAGTCAAGGGATTTGTTTGCCAGAAAGGTATTTTATGGTTATCTACATCTACAGAACAGAATCTTATTCACAACTATCATATTTCTTGGTGTCTCCGGTTGTTGCAGACCATGATTTTTGTAGTGTTTATGCAGAATCAATAATGATGAGCTCCGAAGATTTTATGCAGCTTCTAATAAtgacttttcatgcttccttacCTCAATCAAGAAGACCGTACGCTGGCGAGAGGCTTACAGAATTCTTACTGAAGAAGAGCTGGAAAAGTGGTCAAAAGTTGTGTTTTGGCATGGATATGATGTGATGCACAGACCTTGCCTCATTGTAAAGCTTGGGCTAGCTTGCAGTACACTGGCATCTGAAGATAGACCTCGATTTGCTCAGGCAGTGGGTATGTTTCTCATTCTGTACATGCTGTATTTTGAATAGTTGGGGCAGGATTCTCCCCTCCTTTCATTTCCATAACATGGGTAAACTCAGTTTTTTAGCTTATTAATTTTATGCCATTGTTTAATGGCATCCACTCTTTGTTATTTCAGTATCACATGTAGAACATGGAATCGTGCAGTTGGTTGATGCAGACAATCCCCAAATTACTGTCTTGGTGGACTGTGAAGGTTTATCTCCGTTGAAAATTCCCATGCAAATGATGAAATCTTGTTGTTCACTGCTGCAAGAGCACTTCCCAAATCGTCTTGGTTGTTTGTTTGTCATACGACTCCCAGAAGTTCTTAATTTTACTGCCCAGAGCTTTATCCAGGTAGGCTCTCCTGTCTCTTTCATCAGCCTAAATTGACTTAGAAAGTAGTAAGAGAAGCTGCATCAGGTTGATGGTCTTCAAATATATGGATCTTGAATGAATTGTTTAGATTAATTGCAATTTTACATTTTCATGTGAAACACCCATCTACATAATATCATATTTTCAGTTTCTTATCTGTTGAATTTAACACAGTATAGCATGTGAAACGGGGTGTTactaatcaattttaatttgttcattTCGTCAAAGAGTTTGGAGCCTACAACTCGGAAAAAGTTGAAAATGGAAGGGAAGATGTATCATAAGGTTCTTACTGATAATCTTCCAGCACTGCCATCATATCTCGGAGGCTGCTGCACTTGCTCAGAATGCTCTGAAATTGGCAATGGTAGAATGCTGCAACCTCATACAGCAGGGACCAGCAGGGGAGATAATGTGGGAGGTATTAGTGATAGTGACAATGAGGATTCAAGATTATTGCATTTGCATCGTTCCAATGAATCTGAAGATCATTCGTTTGGTAACTATGAGCAGTTGTTGAGAACCATTCTCATAGGTTTTCTCATATTTTGGGTTttcatatctcttggatttgtTATGTATGATGCCGGTAGTCACCATTTGCTCTCATCATAATGCAAAGAGTGCTGGCCAAATCAGTTTCCTTTTGCTGGTTGTGTAAATCTTCTTAGTGTGTGGCATTGTCCAAACAGTTAACGATGTATAGTTATCGGTTGCAATATAGATATGGAATTACTTAGCAATTATCAAAGACTCATTAAGTCAGGAAAAAAAAATGCTTCTTCAGTTATTGTATTCTGTAGTCCTCTATATTTATGTTAGCAATAAGAAAACGATTTAGAAAAATCGGTTGAGATTTGGTGCATGTTGGGGGCTTAATGTTTTGTTCTACCGTTATGCTGAAGTTCTGTGGAGGAGCTGAGAGAAAGGATAACAGAAACTGAGAAAATGATAAAGTTGAGATTGTGAATTTGTGATATTGCTAATGAGATTTTCCTTATGCACGAGGTTAATGTTTCCTCATACATTTAGCAGAATTTAGCTTATATAACAAATTTCTTTTACTGAACTTTTGTATTTGCTTCATATTAGTTTTGTCCTCTAACAAGTCTTAGTCACATTGTGTAATGTCAGAGACACGTTTTTCTGATTTAAAACCGACTCTTATTTAATTGGTATAATCAACCAATATTTTGAAAGTAATACATTATAAGTAAATTTGCAATTGGGAGCATGGATGAGTCTGGTGACAGATTTAGTGGAATGTTCACTGGAATCTCAGGAAAGAATCATATGGACAATATTGATATTTTCCCATTATGCACCAGGAAATCACTAAAATTCTGCACTTCCTATTTTAAGAAATAAACTGTCCCAAATACAGAGCCTTATGTATGTGCATGTTACTATCAACACTCATTATCACCCTAATTTACATTGTCCCTCATCTCACTTGTTTATCTCAGAATCTCAGAAACTGGCAGCAGCATGACACAGCTATATTCATTGTCTGAATAGTGCAAATCCAGAAGAGACACTTACTataaaccaataaaaaataaaaagaatgtGGGTGAGAATGAATATTCAAGACTATAATACACCACTAAATTTGGAGAAAAACTATATagtatttgtattttatattttatagcGTAAAATAAGACAAAGATGCCCTACTTTCTTACATAGGATTTCCACCTACATGAGACGTATTATGGTCATATGATAGGAGGGTTTGCTTCTAAGTTTCCAAGAAAACCTTTATAAGCGTAAATAGATTATTAAATTGTGTAGAGCGCTAGCGTCATCCACGATCCAATCCAAGAAAGTAGAAACAACGAGGGTGTGGGTGTGGTCCTCCTGTGTTCcctcaaataaaaaatacaagcTCAAACTCAATTTTATTTCGTCAGCATAGAAAGTTAACATACAAAACCATGCATTACTAATAGTGTTGCCATATTATATTGTAATTTGATTTGTTGGAGATGACGACATATTATAGGTTTTATTTAacaatctttttaaaataaaaatactaacagaatttattatttttacctAGTAATTAGCCAACAATATTTAAAGTGTagactaaaaatatattattaaattactagattaaaaaaattagtctaataactaaaaatattggtcaaaaataataaattctattaatctttaaattttttcatttatacaaaattaaaccatattatacattaaaaataagttaatctatattttataaccatatttcatattttttaactaaataaccaattattaaaataatcaaatatgtcataataaaataaataaatttataataaataaataattaaacttatttataattgtataatattttttatgaaatactaaatatatattttaaaaagaataatattatatgactaataaaattgattaatatttgattaattctaaattttagaTTCTAAacattagattttaaattttgatagtataaaaataaaagtattaatttaaaatattagttaatattaataaaaaatattagctATCTAAATATTAGAAAATTAATATTTCTATTAATATTAGCGAATACTTTATTtcttatattattaaaatttagaattaaaaataataaatattgttTATTATATTCTATGGGTGAATATAAAATCTTAACGAATGAAACATTATTCATTGATGTGGTGATATTTGTTGCTTAATCATCAAAGGGGACATGCAATCTCAT is a window encoding:
- the LOC130943597 gene encoding uncharacterized protein LOC130943597, giving the protein MGDTVDYSNSNMTRNPKQGSVATGEKTYRKSLILSRPKSVVLRYHQHLVSLIDGDFGTSAVGRITIFALKVAALEIVRRFSKSKCPFVWKGLQALQIFCYPPFQWIQRWAPFKGLVESMQVLSRPLLALSIATIFSDQSELSDGKSDCVTDSHSDLVKSSELSPVQADMNTSQCSTDSKILESEYWLSQLFQELESQGICLPERINNDELRRFYAASNNDFSCFLTSIKKTVRWREAYRILTEEELEKWSKVVFWHGYDVMHRPCLIVKLGLACSTLASEDRPRFAQAVVSHVEHGIVQLVDADNPQITVLVDCEGLSPLKIPMQMMKSCCSLLQEHFPNRLGCLFVIRLPEVLNFTAQSFIQSLEPTTRKKLKMEGKMYHKVLTDNLPALPSYLGGCCTCSECSEIGNGRMLQPHTAGTSRGDNVGGISDSDNEDSRLLHLHRSNESEDHSFGNYEQLLRTILIGFLIFWVFISLGFVMYDAGSHHLLSS